A window of the Lolium perenne isolate Kyuss_39 chromosome 7, Kyuss_2.0, whole genome shotgun sequence genome harbors these coding sequences:
- the LOC127318697 gene encoding ribonuclease 3-like protein 3 yields the protein MSTTVAAIATGVEAAADLPPNSDDELVKMKEYVSRAILLLQMELNHEQKFLGHDTSDVAADDEAAEPEVHKICAIRISNAVDVTAVEAVLGYTFKNKALLKEALTHTSFRATHQLVDAEFTFKDLEFLGDKAISNAVTRHHLLRNRSKSSSLTRLHSLNVDNEKLARAALAHRLHRFLRHEVPSFQRDVDDFAEEIAGYPLHSNGQVCTPKLLSDIVESLIGAVSIDCNDDLEQVWQVFQRLADPLISPETMAAIGEQPMTEFNELNHRMRVKAKIITKQSAKSWTVKVYLAGETIGSATYGRSKDVAMNRAVKSSLDTIKDKIAGQHPSAKLPTQVWRKK from the exons ATGAGCACCACGGTCGCTGCCATTGCCACGGGCGTGGAAGCCGCGGCCGATCTCCCTCCCAACTCCGACGATGAACTGGTGAAGATGAAGGAGTATGTGTCCAGGGCCATCCTCTTACTTCAGATGGAACTGAACCATGAGCAGAAGTTTCTTGGCCACGACACATCCGACGTCGCCGCCGATGATGAGGCGGCCGAACCCGAAGTCCACAAAATCTGCGCGATAAGGATCTCCAACGCCGTCGACGTCACAGCCGTGGAGGCCGTCCTGGGGTACACCTTCAAGAACAAGGCCCTGCTCAAGGAGGCGCTGACGCATACGTCGTTCCGCGCGACACACCAGCTGGTGGATGCCGAGTTCACGTTCAAGGATCTCGAGTTCCTGGGTGACAAGGCCATCAGCAACGCCGTGACGCGCCACCACCTGCTGCGCAACCGATCCAAGTCCAGCTCGCTCACCCGCCTCCACAGCCTCAACGTCGACAACGAGAAGCTCGCGCGCGCAGCCCTCGCGCACCGCCTCCATCGATTTCTCCGCCACGAGGTGCCGTCGTTCCAACGGGACGTGGACGATTTCGCGGAGGAGATTGCCGGGTATCCGCTCCACTCCAACGGGCAAGTCTGCACGCCTAAGCTCCTCTCTGACATCGTTGAGTCTCTCATAGGCGCCGTCTCCATCGACTGCAACGACGACCTAGAACAAGTTTGGCAG GTATTTCAGAGGCTGGCTGATCCGCTGATCAGCCCCGAGACTATGGCTGCGATAGGGGAGCAACCAATGACTGAGTTCAACGAGCTGAACCATCGTATGAGGGTCAAAGCGAAGATCATCACGAAACAGTCAGCCAAGAGCTGGACCGTGAAGGTTTATCTTGCCGGAGAGACAATTGGGAGCGCAACCTACGGCAGGAGCAAGGATGTCGCAATGAATCGGGCAGTCAAGTCCTCGCTGGAcacgatcaaggacaagatcgcgGGTCAACACCCAAGTGCAAAGTTGCCAACCCAAGTTTGGAGGAAGAAATGA
- the LOC127318696 gene encoding uncharacterized protein yields the protein MGKSGAVNVRKVAREVLLQDNQGQHAAALQRADALAVDHPTSALAQRLAGVLHLAAAVRARRDAAASAEQDMADAHLNSARSRLSTAKRLVPHCVDIATALGDTLAQSSLHREAEVEYCRALAISAPVDPAKHNLAYGLYGPEATSMDQRLMWARARAQRALDLLRIAAEVDRVLNIFRRDGAHAARPHAKLVAERFPGSARAQLLEAYMDLQFFCGLEAASDKRACLRRPLASVHRAAQSFPNSASIAAFRAKLLFLLGEYDAAERECSRALDLKIPHDPDEDCIPPGSISGADPSARLVSLSGLFRELVVKILGLAEDYWNNSMTAERRSDFMSVRLETLQEEYNKVDPSSPATFTVSAALSFLKERKSWRFWVCPLCDDSMKHTDTASLLDHLCSKHKKEVFPRLKSILDPKHVREGDGSFGGVTFGQDPDQHDIMRFKPRNDIFKWMFHGPNTKIIAPKPFAEMREEKCNTGIKFLRIIKKKLTTLPADTSGTKSAMIIFEIQEEWLTFVERSVLDYRQVILTLARSLLWRELTKCMAQDPKVSAQKISAADIDAVFGNATEDHVTTAIEEEQTKEKYHKSAHDKKAELHQENSFQSSHFDQALNINGDH from the exons ATGGGAAAATCTGGCGCCGTAAACGTGAGGAAGGTGGCCAGGGAGGTGCTGCTGCAGGACAACCAGGGCCAACACGCCGCCGCGCTGCAGCGAGCCGATGCGCTCGCTGTCGACCATCCGACATCGGCTCTGGCGCAACGCCTTGCGGGGGTTCTCCACCTTGCCGCCGCCGTCCGCGCccgcagagacgccgctgccagcGCGGAGCAGGACATGGCCGACGCGCACCTCAACTCCGCCCGCAGCAGGCTATCCACCGCCAAGCGGCTCGTCCCCCATTGCGTCGACATCGCCACCGCGCTCGGCGACACCCTCGCACAGTCATCCCTGCACCGTGAGGCGGAGGTCGAGTATTGCCGCGCGCTGGCCATCTCTGCCCCCGTCGACCCGGCCAAGCACAATTTGGCGTACGGCTTGTACGGCCCTGAGGCCACCAGCATGGACCAGAGGTTGATGTGGGCTAGGGCCAGGGCGCAGAGAGCCCTCGACCTTCTGAGGATCGCTGCCGAAGTCGATCGTGTGCTCAACATCTTCAGGCGCGACGGCGCGCATGCGGCACGGCCGCATGCCAAGCTCGTCGCCGAGCGCTTCCCGGGCTCGGCTCGAGCGCAGCTCCTCGAGGCGTACATGGACCTGCAGTTCTTCTGTGGCCTTGAAGCGGCCAGCGACAAGAGGGCTTGCCTGCGACGTCCGCTTGCCTCTGTGCACCGTGCGGCGCAGAGCTTCCCCAACTCAGCCTCGATCGCTGCCTTCCGTGCAAAACTATTGTTCCTCCTGGGTGAGTACGACGCCGCGGAAAGAGAGTGCAGCCGGGCGCTCGACCTGAAGATTCCCCACGACCCCGATGAAGATTGCATCCCTCCTGGATCCATCAGCGGGGCTGATCCTAGCGCGAGGCTGGTCTCGCTCTCCGGGCTGTTCCGTGAACTGGTTGTTAAGATCCTTGGGTTGGCCGAAGATTATTGGAACAATTCCATGACCGCCGAGAGGCGGAGCGACTTCATGAGCGTGAGGCTCGAGACTCTCCAGGAGGAATACAACAAGGTGGACCCGTCCTCGCCTGCTACATTCACCGTATCGGCTGCGCTAAGCTTTTTAAAGGAACGCAAGTCTTGGAGGTTCTGGGTTTGCCCCTTGTGTGATGATTCCATGAAGCACACCGACACTGCTTCGTTGCTGGATCACTTGTGCAGCAAGCACAAAAAGGAAGTCTTCCCAAGGCTTAAGTCGATTTTAGACCCTAAACACGTGCGAGAGGGCGATGGTTCTTTTGGCGGTGTAACTTTTGGTCAAGACCCCGACCAGCATGACATCATGCGCTTCAAACCGAGGAACGATATATTCAAATGGATGTTCCATGGACCTAACACAAAGATAATAGCACCGAAGCCGTTTGCTGAAATGAGGGAAGAGAAATGCAACACAGGAATTAAATTTCTCAGGATCATCAAGAAAAAGTTGACGACGTTGCCTGCAGATACATCTGGCACTAAG TCTGCCATGATTATTTTTGAAATCCAGGAGGAATGGCTTACCTTTGTCGAGCGTTCTGTCTTGGATTACCGACAAGTCATCCTGACGCTTGCGAGATCACTGCTATGG AGAGAATTAACGAAATGCATGGCCCAAGATCCAAAAGTTTCTGCTCAGAAAATCAGTGCTGCTGATATTGATGCAGTATTTGGCAATGCTACTGAAGACCATGTCACCACTGCTATTGAGGAGGAACAGACAAAGGAAAAGTATCATAAAAGTGCACACGACAAAAAAGCTGAGCTCCATCAG GAAAATTCCTTTCAGTCTTCACACTTTGATCAGGCTCTAAATATTAATGGGGATCATTAA
- the LOC127318622 gene encoding uncharacterized protein — translation MGNCQAADAAAVVIQHPGDGKVERLYWPATAADVMRKNPGHYVALVVLHVSDDGDSKTDPAAAGGGGARITKVKLLKPKDTLLLGQVYRLITSQEVTKAVQARRQEKMRVCDEVIEQQQQRPRLHRRRQPPRPRSDAATEANDEQRQPTDHQERRRLEKDRHRSVTGGGGGAGRGRHWRPSLQSITELSI, via the exons ATGGGCAACTGCCaggcggcggacgcggcggccgTGGTGATCCAGCACCCGGGCGACGGCAAGGTCGAGCGCCTCTACTGGCCGGCCACCGCGGCCGATGTCATGCGGAAGAATCCCGGGCACTACGTCGCCCTCGTCGTCCTCCACGTCTCCGATGACGGTGACTCCAAGACCGACCCCGCCGCtgccggaggaggaggcgccagGATCACGAAAGTGAAGCTCCTCAAGCCCAAGGACACGCTTCTTCTTGGCCAGGTCTACCGCCTGATCACCTCCCAAG AGGTGACAAAGGCAGTGCAGGCGAGGAGGCAGGAGAAGATGCGTGTCTGCGACGAGGTGatcgagcagcagcagcagcggccgcGGCTACACCGGCGGCGACAGCCGCCCAGGCCGAGGAGCGACGCCGCCACTGAAGCCAACGACGAACAGAGACAGCCCACCGATCACCAG GAACGGAGGCGGCTGGAGAAAGACCGGCACCGGAGcgtcaccggcggcggcggcggcgctgggagAGGCCGGCACTGGCGGCCGTCGTTGCAGAGCATCACTGAACTGTCGATCTGA